The Fibrobacter sp. UBA4297 genome includes a window with the following:
- a CDS encoding dihydroxy-acid dehydratase has product FSGGTSGLSIGHASPEAANKGNIGLVHTGDVIEIDIPNRTINVELTDEELAARRQEMESRGAKAWKPENRDRVVSKALQAYAAMASSADKGAVRDLSLIGIK; this is encoded by the coding sequence TTCTCCGGCGGTACGAGCGGTCTCTCCATCGGCCACGCTTCTCCGGAAGCCGCCAACAAGGGTAACATCGGCCTCGTGCACACGGGCGACGTCATCGAAATTGACATCCCGAACCGCACCATCAACGTGGAACTCACCGACGAAGAACTTGCCGCCCGCCGTCAGGAAATGGAATCCCGTGGCGCCAAGGCATGGAAGCCGGAAAACCGCGACCGCGTCGTGTCCAAGGCATTGCAGGCATACGCAGCCATGGCATCAAGTGCTGATAAAGGTGCTGTCAGAGACCTGTCTCTGATTGGCATTAAGTAA